The nucleotide window TGGTAAAGCTGAATTCAAGTACTTTGACCAAGAAAGCTAAATTCAAGTACTTTGACCAGGATAACACAGGGAAACCATAGTCTGGATATGAACCTAGGCAGTCTGGCTCTACAGTCTGTGTCCTTGATCACTATGTTATATTGATAGATAATATACCCAGTGTTCTAGAATACATCTTACATACTCCCATATGTTACATGCTGGCAAGAAGAAGAATGGAAGAGGTAGGTTCTGAATTCAAATCAGTTTAGCTCCAGGCTCAGTGTTCTTAAAAATCAGGTCTTACTGCCTCCCTCATGCACACAAAGGGACAATGGGAGTACCAGGACTTAGCTAACTAGGACATATTATAACTGTAGTTATACCACACTTCATAGTCTCTTTCCTGGTAACAGTTCCTGCCTGAGCAAATCTGTGGCAAAAGAAGTTATGTAAGGCTGGGAGAAAGCTAATCACAAATGCTAGCTACTTAAAGGGAAAATTCAGTTTCTAAGTGCCAGATGTTTATAAAGGTCAGGAGAAATAGATACCTTGGTAATTAGTATTCACAACAAATCCTTAAAAACACTGTCATGAATTTTAAATTGACAATATCATGATGATTTGAACTTACAGCTCTAGTGGAGGATTTGTGTAAAGAGTACACTGCTGTTCTTGCCATTTCCAAAGCAGTCTTCAGAAATGCCATATCTGTCCCTGTTAAGATAGAAAAAGCTCCTATTTACATTATATATCTGTtatcaaaataaaagattaaatgacTACCAggtattaaaaactttttttttccaaattccaaAATAGACACTTCAAATTGTTCCTTCAAAAAGACaggatacaaataaataaaatatctaaatatcttttaaagttgATAGAATAAAACCAGAATTATACTATCTTGGTTAAATAAGGCTAAAGTAAAACTTTTAATATTCCAAATTAACAGCTTTCAAGGAAGTAGAGAACAGGAACAATAGTAATCAGAATCAGATGGGGGCTGGAGGGAAAACTTTTCATATCTTCTTACCAACTTCCTACCCTCCTTGCCCaaaggatacacaaaataaatagcCAGAGTCCGTCACTGTTACTAATGGATACATGTTGAAACCCTCATGTGTTAAGGCATCAAAAAGAGGTTTTTAGAAGCTTAacagccttggggtgcctgggtggctcagttggttaagtgtccgactttggctacgtcatgatctcatggttcatgagtttgagccccacattgggctctgtgctgagagctcagagcctggagcctgcttcggattctgtgtctcctgctctctgctcctcccccgcttgcactctgactctctctcaaaaataaataaacattaaaaattaaaaaaaaagtataacagcCTTTACAGGATTATTATAATCATTCATAAGGGTTAGGTAAGTCATTCTTGAAAGCACAGTATAAATAGTAAATGAGTAAAAAGACTATTCACTTAGTACAAATAGATGAAAACAAAGATTGAAAAATTCGATTCCCTAGCcatgcattaaaaaattcaaattgtatggggcgcctgggtggctcagtgtgttgagcatctgacttcggctcaggtcatgatcttgcggtttatgagttcaagccccacgttggactgctgacaacttagagcctggagcctgcttcagattctctctctctctctctctctctctctctctctctctgcccttcccccaactcactcactctctccttcaaaaataaatacacatttaaaaaaattttttaattgaaattgtaCTAATTATATAGGTAAGAGATGGTTTATTTAATGAATAGTGATAAAATCATTTAGCccaatcaataagaaaatgacttttaaaacttgCTTTTCTACAAATACAGCAGTACACATGATTCTTGTtactaacctttattatttttggtcCCAAAGGGAGGATTCATAATTACTGTATCAAATGACTTGGACATTCTTTTAGATAATGAGCACACATCACACTGAACCATGTCAACATTTGTTAACTCAAACTCCTCCACATTCCTATTAAATATTTCCAATGCATCTTCATCTATGTCAAATCCAACACACAGCCTATAATACAAAACACAAAGAGTGACTACTTATAGCTCCCAAgtcaaaacaatgacaaaatcaaaaccatataCTTTTTTAACCCAACTGGCAAAGTAAGAGTGAGTATTGCCTTTCAACAGCATGATTTCCCAACCTGGCAAGGGTTGGAAACTGAGGTGTGTATAAGGGAGGCATCTGATAGCTGCTGTTAaccattttgtgttttaatttttttgttgttgttctgctCATTCATAATGTACTCAGTATCAGATTCTTGCTCCCCTCATCTCATAGTGTAGAGTCTCATAAATATAATTCAGTTAATTCTACTTATGTTTCTTATTAAGGCCATCCTATACCCAAACATTACATACAGGATCACCTACCCAGCTCCTAACATTGCAGTTCCGATGCTAAGAACTCCACAACCACATCCTAGATCTGCAACCACTTTATTTTCAATGTCATCATATGTATTATGGATTGTATACAGCATACACgctaaaagataaaaaacatattAGGAAATAAGAGGAAGTTGATGACCAAAATCCAACTCATGTAAATGACTAACATAATTTCTTGTTTTGCATTATTCCTTCCCCAAATGGTGttccagattatttttaaaaacaaagaacaggggcgcctgggtggcgcagtcggttgagcgtccgacttcagccaggtcacgatctcacggtccgtgagtttgagccggtctgtgagtttgagccccgcgtcaggctctgggctgatggctcagagcctggagcctgcttccgattctgtgtctccctctctctctgcccctcccccattcatgctctgtctctctctgtcccaaaaataaataaacgttaaaaaaaaaaattaaaaaaaaaaaaaaaagaacaataatgcACACCAGTGGCTCCCAAAAACTACTCTGCTGACAATGCCAGGAATGacaaaactcaaaatagaaaaataaggttaaaatgttttttcctcaGCCTGTTCAAAACACTgccatacacacatgtacattaGTTCTTTATTTGATGTTGAAATgtaaataggtttaaaaaatgtctttgtcaAAATATCAACTTGGCAACCCTGTGTCAGTCTCCAAactgttttgaaattttactgaTCTGTGAAATCTGTAAGTCGGGGAGCCACTAATATTGAAcaacattaacattaaaatggCACAGAACTTTTTGGCAACAAGTTTGTTACTAGAACACAGGTACCCTAAGTTCAAGATAGAATGGGAAAGGAGAAGTCCTATATCCACAGTATAGCTTTTAGACACATATACTCATGATCTAcagatatatatgcatatctacTAATGAGAACTAATAAGAGAACTGAGGAGCACAGCGGAAGCTGCTGAGATCAGAAAGCAATCTTTCAAATACAcaaagatgtgggatatatactAAAAGTTAAGCGTAACACCACTGATATCTCCCTGTGGATATCTGAACCCAGCAATAATTACTGGCCATCACTGATGCCCTAGGATCCAGGGGTTTTATGAAAAACACAATTAGAGGGATATTGCAGTCTGACTGCTGTCCCAATTACTGCTGCAGGTGTTAGTGGCTTTGAGCTGGTATCTCAAAGAATTAGTACATCCACGTGCATGGTACACCATGGGTATGaaacatggattaaaaaaaaaaaaattagacttcaCTAAGAAACCCTACAGCCAGAATACATTAAAGAAGTcatctaggagcacctgggtggctcagttggtttagtgtccaacttcaactcaggtcatgatctcacagtttgtgaatttgagccccacatcaggctctgtgctgacagctcagagcctggagtctgcttcagattctctgtctccctctctctctgctcctctcccactcatactctgtctctctctctcaaaaaaaaaaaaaaaaaaaaaaaaaaaaaaagtcatctaaaTTGAGAAAATAGGTCTTAACCCAGACACAGTTTTGTGCCAGTTTGCTTGGAGTTCTGACAATACTTTTGGAATTAAGTGCAGGTATGCATgtattttccttgattttcattGACTGCTTAGAAACAGAACTATGTTGGAGCTGGCAGGGATTCCCAAGTTAATTTTCCTAAGACTCTTCAGTGACTCTGGTAATAGATTCactaaatatgaatattttttcctgtttcctcctgTACTCCCAATATCAATCTCTTACATTAACACTGATGATTCTGGGTCACTAAAAATTGAAACGCATCCTCATCCTTATAGCACCTATTCTGGATTTGTTAAACTCAGTCCTTTGGCTACCAACCCTAGTATTCATTCATTGTGTGAACACGACCGAGAAATTCTTTACCCTCAAGGAGTTTATGGTataaagacagaaacaaacattaaaatgatgTCTGACAGTGTTAAGGGGTGTGCAGAAAACTAAACAGTAAAACAATAAAGGGGGGGCTGTCTTTAGCTGCAGTGTCAAAATAGTCCTCTCTAACGTGCTATGCAATCTCAGAGCAGAATTCCTCTAGACGTTCTTTGTATTCAAATAACTTCTATTTTCATTATGAAGTAAGTAGACGGGACAAACCCTGGGAAGCAAAGACCTGGTCACCAGCCGCCCTACCTGCAATGTGCGGCCTGGTAGGATACTGTTCTAGAAGTAGCTTGGGCTTTTCGAATCCATCCACTTGTTGCAGGCGACTTTCTAGTTCCTTaagccttaatttcttcatttttttttttttttaagtgtggggTCGCAGGATTTACCGGCACTGGATCTGCAGAGAAACCCATTTAACCTtcatctcccccccccgccccatctacCCCGGGCCCCACGCCCACGCCCACCCCCACGCCTTTTCTCCTTGCCGCTGGCCGGGGCCGgactggggaggcagggagcaaaGCGCACACCCAGCCCAGGCTGTTCAAGCTTTCCTTTCAGCGCCAGCGGCAGGCGGAGCCTGGGGCCAGCCTCCGATCCGCCCGCAGGTTATACCGAGCCGATCTCGGGCCCCTCGGAGACCCGCAGCGGCTGCAGCCCGGAGTCAACACAACGCTCCTCGCGCCGCGTCAGGGCGCTCCGGGAGACTGCTCGCGCCTGGACCGGGGCCGGAAGCGCTACTACGCACGCGCGGCCATGTCCGCTGCCCGGCGGCCCCGCTCCGAGCTGCAACCGCGGCCCCGCGGACGGGTTCCGCTGGCGACCCGGCAGCATCACCCACCGGTGGACGCCGGTAGAGCCGCCCCTTCTCGAAGCTACGAAACCGGACTCCGCCGCCTCTCACAGGGCCAAAACCCTCTACCTTTCCTTGAGTACCTGCAGGCCCCCAAAGGATGAGGGAAGAAAGGTGAAAGCAAGGGGGAAAGTCACGGTGGCTTGGTGTTAACACCTGGTTTAGCTCTGTCTTCCAGTCTCAGGAGGCCCGTCTCAAAAAGTAACAATTCCCACTTACCTTTGCCTCCTTGGCCAGTCTCATGCCCTACTTTGTTTTACATTCGTTTCCCTCTTTTTAGGTTACCTGTGTCACTTAAGTTGAACACTCACAGGGTGGTGATGTAAGAAAATGTAAGGAAGACAGTTTAAATGAAGGAATGGGTAGTGTGTCAAATGAAGGGGAGGGGTCAGCTTTCATAGACTAGAAGCAGAAAGCAAGTTGTGGTGGATTGTGAAATGAATGGAAGTTTAGGAATTAGAGCCAATGTGAACAGTTCTTAAGAACCGTCGCTATGAAAAGTGAGAATAGTTGGTGCTAAGTAAGGTTGGGggaaggttgttttgttttggttttaacgGTGGCAGGAGACATGAGCACACCTAAATTCAGACAGGATAGCGCTTATAGAAAAGCAGacgtttaaaaaatacaagaagaaaggacgcctgggtggctcagttggttcagcataggacttcagctcaggtcttgatccttccggtttgtgagttgaagccccaaatagggctgtctgctgtcagtgcagatcccgctttggatcctctgtaccctcctctttttgcccccccccccccccccgccaataaATAAACCAACCATTAAAATACAAGAAGGATATTGGAAGGAGTTAGAATCCTGAAAAGATGGGATCCTGTGCATAAGTGAAAGAATTGCCCTTAATCTGGAGAATGGCCATGCTTCGTTattaaaggaagggaaacaaaaggagtGGATGGATGAGGCTGTGTGAAAATGAACTAGAGAGAGTGGTGTCTGAAGCTATTTCCTGTGAAGAATAAAACTCAAAGTTACCTGTTATGAAGATTAAGGGAATTAAGATATGTAAAGTTCCTACTGTGTAAAGTTACCACATAAAATTGTCACATAAcaaatgcccaataaatgttagtttttggtggtggtggtggtggtatctATTGAGGAGGAGGTGGCTAGAGTAAGGAGGTGGAGCCAAACGAATGATTGAAACTAGCCCGGTATGTGGAAGGACAATGAATTCATCTGAAGTTGaaggcaatttttttctttcttttttttaaagataaagattttacttttagatAATTGTAGATTCGTATATAACCATAAAAAATAGTacttagaggtgcctgggtggctcatttggttaagcatcagacttcagctcaggtcatgatctcatggtttgtgagttcacaccccacattgggctctctactgtcagtgcagagcccacttcatatactctgtctccctctctctctgccctcttcctgctcattctctctctctctttctcaaaaataaacactaaaagataATACTTAGAGATCCTGTGTATCTTTGCCCCCAGTTTCCCCCAATAATTACATTTCATAAAACTATAGTATGGTATTACAACTAAGATATTGACAGTGATACAGTCAAGACAGCATTTCCTTTACCACAAAGATCCATGATGTTGCACTTTGGTAGCCACACCTACTTCCTTCCAGCCCTCCATAACCCCTGACAACtattaatctgttctccatttctagaattttgtcatttcaagaactTCATAAAATGGAGGCATACAGTATGTAAACTCTGGGGAATTTTTTTCACTCACCGTAATTCTCTGGAGAACCTTCTAAAGTTATGTGTATCaacaatttgtttccttttattgctgtGGTATGCATGTACCAGAGTTTGTTTAAACATTCACCCACTGAAGAATATCTGGTTTGCTTCAAGTTTtgtctattacaaataaagctgctatgaaaatTCATGTACAGTATGTGTGTGAACATAAGTCTTAATTTCTGTGGGATAAATGCTCAGAAGcacaattactgggtcatatggtaaatcCATGTTTAGCTTTTAAAGAAACTCCAAACTTGTTCGGAGTggctatatcattttacattcccatccaTCATATATGAGTGACCCAGTTTCTCTGCAGCCTAGCCAGCATTTAGGGTTgccacaatttttctttttagctattCAGTTGGTGTATATtgatatctcattgaggttttaatttgcacATCCTTAATGGCTAATGACATTGTACActttttcatgtgcatatttaCCACCTGTATATcctttttggtgaaatgtctgttcatttcttttgcctattttcttttaatttttatttttagagagagagcacaagttggggagaggggcaggagagagaaagagaatctcaagcaggcgctatgctcagcatggagcctgacgcaaggctcaatcttacaaccctgggattgtgacctgagctgaaatcaagatttggaagctcaactgactgagccacccaggcacctctcttttgcctatttctaattgaatgtgttttctttacaGTTCAGTTTTGAGATTTGTTAATATATTATAGATTCttgtcctttgtcagatatgtggtttccaaatattttctcagtttgtagctttttttaatcctttgtgcagaataaaatttttcaattttaataaagtccagtttatcaatttttcttttcatgaatcaGTCTTTGATGTCAAGTCTAGGAACTCTTTGGCCCTAAAACTCAAAAAGATTTGCTCCTATGTTTTTCTGtaaaggttttatagttttctgtttaATATTTAAGTCTGTGAATTCATATCAAattatttgttatataaaatttgagatttcagtggagtttttttttctatgaatgtcCAATTTGCtatagcaccatttgttgaaaaggctacaCTCTCTCCATTATTGctttgtacctttgtcaaaaatcagttgagtaTATTTATGTGAGtcaatttctggattttctactctgttctatcAACCTGTGTGTCTGTACATCTTCCAATACCACATAGTATTAAACTGAAGCTATATAATAAATCCTGAAATTAGGTAGTTTGAGTCCTTCcactttattcttgtttttaaaaattgttttggggcgcctggatggctcagtcagtagagcatgtgactcttgttcttggggtcttgactttgagccccatgttgggtgtaggggaaaaaaaagaaataattttaactcTTCTAACTCCTTTATCtttccatatagattttagaGTAAATTTACCAATTTACTctagaaacattttagaaaatgttgttTTCTAACAACATTACTctagaaacattttagaaaatgttgttGGGATTTTTATAGGAATTGGGTGAAACCTATATATCAGTTTGTGAAGAATTGATGTCTTTACTACAttgattcttccaattcatgaatacagtgtctttccatttacttagatcttctttgatttctttcatcatcatTCTGTAGTTTTCTGCATATAACTcctatacatgttttgttagactTATGCttaagtattaattttttttaatgtttatttttgggagaggggaggggcagagagacagggagatagaggATATGaagtcggctctgtgctgacagcagagagccccatgcagggctcaaattcaccaaccatgatatcatgacctgagatggagttgggtgcttaacagactgaaccattTAGGTGCCCccattaagtatttaattttcattttgagcAAGTGTAAGtggtattacattttaaatttcagtgttcaAATGTTAATCGATAATATATAGAAGTATAATATGTTTATCTTGTATTCTGTAACCTTACTAAACTTACTTACTAGTTgcaggaggtttttgttttgttttagtagattccttagaattttctgtgTAGAAAACCATGTCATCTGAAGCTCAGGACAAATttattcctttcttatttgtatgcatttatttccttcattagcCTACTGCACTGACTAGAACTTCCCATGCTATGTTGACTGAGAGTAGTAAGAGTGGACGTTTTTGCCATGTTTTCCGTTTTGGGGAGAAAACTTTCACTCTTTCACCATAAAGTATACTGTTAGATGTAGGTGTTTTGTGGGATGTACCTCATCAAGTTGAGGggttcccctctattcctagttttctgagagttttgatcatgaatgggtgttgaattgtgtcaaatgctttctctatgttaattgatatgatcatgcgatttttcttctttagtcttttACTTTGGTGGGtaacactgattgattttcaaatattgaaacaGCCTTGAATTCCTGGAGTAAATCCTACCTGGTCAAGATGTATAAATTCCTTTTTATACagtgttgaattctatttgctaatattttattaaaggtaTTTGCCTCTGTATTTATGAAGGTTATTTGTAAGTGTCTTTTTTTGTACTGGctatgtctggttttggtatcagggtaatactagcTTCATTAAATGAAGTGGAATAcattcccttctcttccattttctggaagagattatatacagttggtgttaattctttaag belongs to Felis catus isolate Fca126 chromosome C1, F.catus_Fca126_mat1.0, whole genome shotgun sequence and includes:
- the METTL5 gene encoding rRNA N6-adenosine-methyltransferase METTL5 isoform X3, translating into MKKLRLKELESRLQQVDGFEKPKLLLEQYPTRPHIAACMLYTIHNTYDDIENKVVADLGCGCGVLSIGTAMLGAGLCVGFDIDEDALEIFNRNVEEFELTNVDMVQCDVCSLSKRMSKSFDTVIMNPPFGTKNNKGTDMAFLKTALEMARTAVYSLHKSSTRASCDMTCQHHTNFIKRNQWILKWT
- the METTL5 gene encoding rRNA N6-adenosine-methyltransferase METTL5 isoform X1, with amino-acid sequence MKKLRLKELESRLQQVDGFEKPKLLLEQYPTRPHIAACMLYTIHNTYDDIENKVVADLGCGCGVLSIGTAMLGAGLCVGFDIDEDALEIFNRNVEEFELTNVDMVQCDVCSLSKRMSKSFDTVIMNPPFGTKNNKGTDMAFLKTALEMARTAVYSLHKSSTRAHIQKKATEWKIKIDIIADDFCFIELRYDLPASYKFHKKKSVDIEVDLIRFSF
- the METTL5 gene encoding rRNA N6-adenosine-methyltransferase METTL5 isoform X4; this translates as MKKLRLKELESRLQQVDGFEKPKLLLEQYPTRPHIAACMLYTIHNTYDDIENKVVADLGCGCGVLSIGTAMLGAGLCVGFDIDEDALEIFNRNVEEFELTNVDMVQCDVCSLSKRMSKSFDTVIMNPPFGTKNNKGTDMAFLKTALEMARTAVYSLHKSSTRAHIQKKATEWKIKIDIIAGGY
- the METTL5 gene encoding rRNA N6-adenosine-methyltransferase METTL5 isoform X2, with the protein product MKKLRLKELESRLQQVDGFEKPKLLLEQYPTRPHIAACMLYTIHNTYDDIENKVVADLGCGCGVLSIGTAMLGAGLCVGFDIDEDALEIFNRNVEEFELTNVDMVQCDVCSLSKRMSKSFDTVIMNPPFGTKNNKGTDMAFLKTALEMARTAVYSLHKSSTRAHIQKKATEWKIKIDIIAELRYDLPASYKFHKKKSVDIEVDLIRFSF